From Gimesia panareensis, the proteins below share one genomic window:
- a CDS encoding alkaline phosphatase PhoX: MILSIHFEATLSNSFSRRNFLRAAITAPAAGTVFSRFISTTEARGIVKDQSDLKPVADETTGLPLLRLQDGFRYRSFGWVGDMMSDGVVTPEGHDGMGVIAQTGDIVTLCRNHEIKGSRSFGPAELTFDPKAGGGCANLQFNVKTGEWLKSWTSLAGTVQNCAGGPTPWGSWLSCEETVIGPRESFRDVQYEHEKHHGWVFEVPAEGKATLEPLQALGRFVHEALAIDPRDGIIYETEDRDTAGFYRFLPNEREVLSKGGALQMLKIKGQADLRTGAQRGVRYQAEWVDIEDPVRRNTPGANDGLGVYSQGKAKGATTFGRLEGCWYGDGLVYFNCTDGGEAKLGQIWAFSPEDQTLSLVFQSPSHDILDSPDNLTVSPRGGLVLCEDADLKPLRLHTLSRKGLLQTLAINNIHLHKGEHPRLTGDFTGGEWAGATFSPDGEWLFVNIQDPGITFAITGPWNELGV; this comes from the coding sequence ATGATCCTGAGTATCCATTTCGAGGCAACCTTGTCCAACTCCTTCTCACGACGCAACTTCTTAAGAGCAGCCATTACCGCTCCTGCAGCGGGGACTGTCTTCTCCCGTTTTATTTCTACTACGGAAGCCAGGGGGATCGTCAAAGACCAGTCCGATCTCAAGCCCGTGGCGGATGAGACCACCGGCCTGCCTCTGCTGCGACTACAGGATGGTTTTCGTTATCGCTCGTTTGGCTGGGTAGGGGACATGATGTCAGACGGCGTGGTCACTCCCGAAGGTCACGACGGAATGGGTGTGATTGCACAGACAGGTGATATCGTAACCCTCTGTCGGAATCATGAAATTAAAGGTTCCCGATCCTTTGGTCCGGCGGAACTGACCTTCGACCCCAAAGCGGGCGGTGGTTGTGCCAACCTGCAGTTCAATGTGAAGACAGGCGAGTGGCTGAAGAGCTGGACGAGCCTGGCGGGAACCGTGCAAAACTGTGCCGGCGGTCCGACTCCGTGGGGGAGCTGGCTGTCCTGTGAAGAAACCGTGATCGGTCCTCGCGAAAGCTTCCGCGATGTGCAGTATGAACACGAGAAACATCACGGCTGGGTTTTTGAAGTTCCCGCCGAAGGAAAAGCGACACTGGAACCGCTGCAGGCACTGGGACGGTTTGTGCACGAAGCGCTGGCCATCGATCCGCGGGATGGGATCATTTACGAAACCGAGGATCGGGATACCGCGGGCTTCTATCGCTTTTTGCCGAATGAGCGGGAAGTGTTGTCCAAAGGCGGTGCTCTGCAGATGCTGAAAATCAAAGGCCAGGCAGACCTCCGCACAGGTGCCCAGCGGGGCGTACGTTACCAGGCGGAGTGGGTCGATATCGAAGATCCGGTCCGCCGCAATACGCCAGGTGCCAATGACGGGCTGGGTGTGTACTCACAGGGGAAAGCCAAAGGTGCAACGACCTTCGGCCGCCTGGAAGGCTGCTGGTATGGCGATGGACTCGTGTATTTCAACTGCACAGACGGAGGCGAAGCGAAGCTGGGACAGATCTGGGCCTTCTCGCCGGAAGATCAGACCTTGAGCCTGGTGTTCCAGTCGCCGTCTCACGACATTCTGGACAGCCCGGATAACCTGACGGTCAGCCCCCGCGGTGGTCTGGTGTTGTGTGAAGATGCCGACCTGAAACCCCTGCGGTTGCATACGCTGAGCCGGAAAGGTCTGCTGCAGACGCTGGCCATCAATAATATTCACCTGCATAAGGGAGAGCATCCCCGTCTGACGGGCGATTTTACCGGCGGTGAGTGGGCGGGTGCTACTTTCAGTCCCGATGGAGAATGGCTGTTTGTCAATATCCAGGATCCGGGGATTACCTTTGCGATTACTGGTCCCTGGAATGAACTGGGAGTCTGA
- a CDS encoding RNA polymerase sigma factor, translating into MSESSTESIRQQVDEIYQRESRRVFATLVRLLGDFDLAEEALHEAFAAAVAQWQETGIPDQPRAWLVSTGRFKAIDSIRRHARFNEAQQEVAERLERVAEQNADRSDQDVEDDRLRLIFTCCHPAIAPQVQVPLTLREVCGLTTEEIASAFLTSPSTMAQRIVRGKAKIRDAGIPYVIPNREELPERLDAVLTVVYLVFNEGYSASSGDSLTRRDLSEEAIRLGRLLVELLDDAEVTGLLALMLLHESRREARTTVDGDLILLEDQDRNLWDQEKIREGTALVQQAITSGEVGSYTLQAAISAVHAGAQSAAETDWARIVDWYDLLLQANPSPIVELNRAVAVAMHQGPDAGVELIDAILSRGELSEYHLVYAARADLCRRSGRTAEARAAYEQALSLVNQASERRYLEKRLRELDEQRTSHE; encoded by the coding sequence ATGAGTGAGTCTTCTACTGAATCCATTCGCCAGCAGGTCGATGAAATCTATCAGCGCGAATCGCGGCGCGTTTTTGCGACGTTGGTTCGCCTGCTGGGAGATTTCGATCTGGCGGAAGAGGCGCTGCATGAAGCGTTTGCTGCCGCCGTCGCCCAGTGGCAGGAGACGGGGATTCCTGATCAGCCCCGTGCCTGGCTGGTCTCGACCGGACGTTTCAAGGCGATCGACAGCATCCGCCGCCATGCCCGGTTTAATGAGGCACAGCAGGAAGTCGCAGAGCGGCTGGAACGTGTGGCTGAGCAGAACGCGGACCGCTCCGATCAGGATGTGGAAGACGACCGGCTGCGTTTGATCTTCACCTGTTGTCACCCGGCGATCGCTCCCCAGGTGCAGGTTCCGTTGACGTTGCGAGAAGTGTGCGGGCTGACTACCGAAGAGATTGCCAGTGCGTTTCTGACGTCGCCTTCCACGATGGCGCAGCGGATTGTACGCGGTAAGGCGAAGATCCGGGACGCGGGCATTCCGTATGTGATCCCGAATCGGGAGGAACTTCCCGAGCGCCTGGATGCTGTACTGACGGTGGTTTATCTGGTCTTCAATGAAGGCTATTCTGCTTCCTCCGGAGATTCGCTGACCAGGCGGGATCTGTCCGAAGAGGCGATCCGGCTGGGGCGACTGCTTGTAGAACTGCTGGACGATGCAGAGGTGACTGGCCTGTTGGCTTTGATGTTGTTACACGAATCACGACGGGAAGCGCGCACAACAGTAGACGGAGATCTGATCCTGCTGGAAGATCAGGACCGCAATCTGTGGGACCAGGAGAAAATTCGCGAGGGGACCGCGCTGGTACAGCAGGCGATTACTTCGGGAGAGGTGGGGAGCTACACCCTGCAGGCAGCGATCTCCGCGGTACACGCCGGGGCGCAGAGTGCTGCGGAGACCGACTGGGCGCGGATCGTGGACTGGTATGATCTGTTGCTGCAGGCCAATCCATCGCCGATTGTGGAATTGAATCGAGCGGTCGCGGTCGCGATGCACCAGGGACCAGATGCGGGAGTGGAACTCATCGATGCGATTCTGTCGCGCGGGGAGCTGAGTGAATACCATCTGGTCTACGCGGCACGGGCGGATCTGTGTCGTCGCTCAGGTCGAACGGCAGAGGCGCGGGCTGCCTATGAGCAGGCCCTGTCGCTGGTGAATCAAGCCTCGGAACGGCGTTATCTGGAAAAACGCCTGCGGGAACTGGATGAACAACGCACTTCCCACGAATAA
- a CDS encoding DoxX family protein, translated as MNEAVTTPVEKTPRVLVWIGRLMALPVAFLFGMSAVMKFKGGPEFSEGMAKLGLPESMIVPLAILELVCLVLYLVPWTAVLGAILLTGYLGGAICTHWRVEDSFVIQVGLGIFLWLGLYLRDRRLWQLIPFRSLTE; from the coding sequence ATGAATGAAGCAGTGACAACCCCGGTTGAGAAGACGCCGCGGGTGCTGGTCTGGATCGGTCGTCTGATGGCACTGCCGGTGGCGTTCCTCTTTGGTATGAGTGCGGTTATGAAATTCAAGGGGGGACCGGAGTTTTCAGAAGGGATGGCGAAGCTGGGCCTGCCGGAATCGATGATCGTGCCGCTGGCGATTCTGGAGCTGGTCTGCCTGGTGCTGTACCTGGTTCCCTGGACCGCAGTGCTGGGGGCGATTCTGTTGACCGGATATCTGGGAGGGGCGATCTGCACGCACTGGAGGGTGGAAGACTCGTTTGTGATTCAGGTGGGCCTGGGCATTTTTCTCTGGTTGGGTCTTTACCTGCGAGATCGGCGGCTCTGGCAGCTGATTCCGTTTCGGAGCCTGACTGAATAG
- a CDS encoding transglutaminase-like domain-containing protein has translation MNQKHYRLQTVCTLIAMLAALFMLLFFQSFPLHAEDEQQTPLKPDLPYQAEKSDPINHEVQFSVVVTPPYHCKVLKVWIPVPQTDAAQEIKASEFSTFPQEVTPRISNEPVYGNRFAYFEFHNPHGAQIITHRFKAKVWNLRWHMDPAKVAKVDHWPKSFAPYLKPQSVEQPQQFRQVIQNISTGFQNKGPGLIGAMNWIDQNLTYDHVNASLRADANHAFAQRRGHCSDYHGLCATMGRALGYPTRVTYGLALYPKNSPSHCKMEAYLPPYGWISFDLSETQKLAKRIQSDEDLTAEQKATLNKAVRQRTLSGFRENSWLLLTRGTDYQLSPPASQPVRVVRTAYVEADGEVLPDPDPANINKREFSWMTSHRYTADRPFKKPFKDLSTLSED, from the coding sequence ATGAATCAGAAGCATTATCGTCTCCAGACCGTCTGCACCCTCATCGCGATGCTCGCTGCCCTCTTTATGCTTCTGTTCTTCCAATCGTTTCCGTTACATGCCGAAGACGAGCAGCAGACACCCCTCAAACCGGATCTGCCTTACCAGGCCGAAAAGAGTGATCCGATCAACCACGAGGTCCAATTTTCGGTGGTGGTCACGCCCCCTTACCACTGCAAAGTCCTCAAGGTCTGGATCCCGGTCCCGCAGACCGACGCCGCCCAGGAAATTAAAGCCAGCGAATTTTCGACCTTCCCCCAGGAAGTCACTCCCCGGATCAGTAACGAACCCGTCTACGGCAACCGCTTCGCGTATTTTGAATTTCACAATCCCCACGGTGCCCAGATCATTACACATCGCTTCAAAGCGAAAGTCTGGAATCTGCGCTGGCACATGGATCCCGCCAAAGTCGCCAAAGTCGATCACTGGCCAAAGTCATTCGCCCCCTACCTGAAGCCGCAGTCCGTCGAACAGCCACAGCAGTTTCGGCAGGTGATTCAGAACATCAGCACCGGCTTTCAAAACAAAGGCCCCGGGCTGATCGGCGCGATGAACTGGATCGATCAGAACCTGACCTACGATCACGTAAACGCCTCACTGCGTGCCGATGCGAATCATGCCTTCGCCCAGCGACGTGGTCACTGCAGCGACTATCACGGACTGTGTGCCACCATGGGACGCGCACTGGGTTACCCCACCCGCGTCACATACGGCCTGGCGCTCTACCCCAAAAATTCTCCCTCGCACTGCAAGATGGAAGCCTATCTTCCCCCCTACGGCTGGATCAGCTTCGATCTCTCAGAAACGCAGAAACTCGCGAAACGCATTCAGTCAGACGAAGACTTAACCGCGGAACAGAAAGCGACGCTCAACAAAGCAGTTCGCCAGCGCACCCTCTCCGGTTTCCGGGAAAACAGCTGGCTGCTCTTGACCCGCGGCACCGACTATCAGCTCTCGCCCCCCGCATCCCAACCGGTCCGCGTCGTCCGTACCGCGTATGTGGAAGCGGATGGCGAAGTCCTCCCCGACCCCGATCCCGCGAACATCAACAAACGCGAATTCTCCTGGATGACTTCGCACCGCTACACCGCCGACAGGCCGTTCAAAAAACCGTTCAAGGATCTCTCTACCCTGAGCGAGGATTGA
- a CDS encoding DUF1579 domain-containing protein has translation MFEKPQEAHHWLKPLEGVWLSEMECQMGPDQPAMKTTGEVTCRSLGGMWYLIEGGGEDADTGAWSTLMTLGYDVAQGLYVGSFAGSMMSCLWSYQGGLDESGRKLTLDTMGPKCGSEGMASYKDAIEIIDDSQWVLTSEILTESGDWVQIMRSEYRRKN, from the coding sequence ATGTTTGAAAAACCACAGGAAGCACACCACTGGCTGAAGCCGCTGGAGGGAGTCTGGTTGTCGGAAATGGAATGTCAGATGGGACCGGATCAGCCTGCCATGAAAACCACCGGAGAGGTGACGTGCCGGTCCCTGGGCGGGATGTGGTATCTGATTGAGGGGGGAGGCGAGGACGCCGATACCGGGGCCTGGTCGACTCTAATGACATTGGGATATGATGTGGCGCAGGGGTTGTATGTGGGTAGCTTTGCCGGTTCGATGATGTCCTGCCTCTGGAGTTACCAGGGCGGTCTGGATGAATCGGGCCGCAAGCTGACGCTGGATACCATGGGCCCGAAGTGCGGCAGTGAAGGGATGGCCTCTTACAAGGATGCCATCGAAATCATCGATGATTCGCAGTGGGTGCTGACCAGTGAGATCCTGACCGAATCCGGGGACTGGGTGCAGATCATGCGATCTGAGTATCGACGAAAGAACTGA
- a CDS encoding GntR family transcriptional regulator, whose protein sequence is MRAMSLKNYIKNDLEVRLRSGQELPAPLTLEALSEHYQVSFSPVRLALAELVEEGLLQKGSNRRLEINQGQIKPLKKGQSSELPEPPADMFEVITNDFVKLSLKGEPVDIREEATAQQYKISRSSLRIILNRLAGAGILDHIPRRGWRLRPFRQEDMQAFLEVRELLELKALELAKPHLVKEDLQQILDGNVIPKSKDTEVLIDNSLHAYIIEKAGNCYIQDFFQRQGKYYDILFDWEDQDRETAIETVRQHQAILEALIAEDWKTARKALSYHIKDNHPILSKIVKQS, encoded by the coding sequence ATGCGAGCGATGTCACTCAAAAATTACATTAAGAACGATCTCGAGGTCCGGTTACGCAGTGGTCAGGAACTGCCGGCACCGCTGACGCTGGAGGCGCTGTCGGAACATTACCAGGTCAGCTTTTCTCCCGTACGACTGGCGCTGGCGGAACTGGTAGAGGAAGGGCTGCTGCAGAAAGGATCCAACCGTCGCCTGGAGATCAATCAGGGACAGATCAAGCCTTTGAAGAAGGGACAATCTTCTGAGTTGCCGGAACCTCCTGCTGACATGTTTGAAGTGATCACGAATGATTTCGTGAAGTTGAGCCTGAAGGGGGAGCCGGTCGATATTCGAGAGGAAGCGACCGCGCAGCAGTACAAAATCAGCCGTTCTTCGCTGCGGATCATCCTGAATCGTCTGGCAGGGGCCGGGATTCTGGATCATATTCCCCGACGGGGCTGGCGACTGAGACCATTCCGCCAGGAGGACATGCAGGCCTTTCTGGAAGTGCGCGAGCTGCTGGAGCTCAAGGCGCTGGAGCTGGCGAAACCGCATCTGGTCAAAGAGGATCTGCAGCAGATTCTGGATGGGAATGTGATTCCGAAATCAAAGGATACTGAGGTGTTGATCGATAATTCGCTGCACGCCTACATCATTGAGAAAGCAGGAAACTGTTACATCCAGGACTTCTTTCAGCGACAGGGGAAGTACTACGATATTCTGTTCGACTGGGAAGATCAGGACCGGGAAACGGCGATTGAAACAGTGCGGCAGCACCAGGCGATTCTGGAAGCCCTGATCGCGGAGGACTGGAAGACTGCACGCAAGGCTCTTTCCTATCACATCAAAGATAACCATCCGATTCTGAGTAAGATTGTGAAGCAGTCTTAA
- a CDS encoding MlaD family protein: protein MTDRQIQFRVGLFVISALLTGAGMIFQFGQLETLWKKKYTIAMRFESISGVHRGTPVVRHGIRIGEVDKIITSDSKPGVVLLVKINDTQHLRRDASPQIVTTIMGDSKIVITPGVDKKFLEPGERLIGQASTDPMEVVYRMEQQVTKTLSAFTETSQEWGKLAGNMNRLLETKEGNIDVVVERAATSLEEFSQAMRKMNMMMTNVNQLVADPKQQEHLKRSLAAMPAMIESTQRTIASVEMAVQKAGQNLDNLSRVTDPLAKHSQSMVVKLDRSLSRLDALMAELNSFSRALNEGDGSLKKFISDPDLYRNMNRSATSLTVLLNNLEPIARDIRIFSDRIARHPEILGVSGAMKGSSGIKDAPEEPSRVRQSGFSFPSTKQP from the coding sequence ATGACGGATCGCCAGATACAATTTCGAGTAGGACTGTTTGTGATTTCTGCGCTGCTGACCGGAGCGGGGATGATCTTTCAGTTCGGTCAGCTGGAAACCCTGTGGAAGAAGAAGTACACGATTGCGATGCGTTTCGAGTCGATCTCCGGCGTGCATCGTGGAACGCCAGTGGTGCGGCACGGAATCCGGATCGGCGAAGTCGATAAGATTATCACCAGCGACAGTAAACCGGGCGTAGTGCTGCTGGTGAAGATTAATGACACACAGCATCTGCGCAGAGATGCGAGTCCCCAGATTGTGACCACGATTATGGGGGATTCTAAGATTGTGATCACCCCCGGCGTCGATAAGAAATTTCTGGAACCAGGCGAACGACTGATCGGCCAGGCGTCGACTGACCCGATGGAAGTGGTCTACCGGATGGAACAGCAGGTGACCAAAACACTGTCCGCCTTTACGGAGACCAGCCAGGAGTGGGGCAAGCTGGCGGGGAATATGAACCGTCTGCTGGAGACCAAAGAGGGGAACATCGATGTCGTTGTCGAACGGGCGGCGACTTCACTGGAAGAGTTCTCACAGGCGATGCGCAAGATGAACATGATGATGACGAATGTGAATCAGCTGGTTGCCGATCCCAAGCAGCAGGAACACCTGAAGCGTTCACTGGCCGCGATGCCGGCCATGATCGAGAGTACCCAGCGCACGATTGCATCCGTCGAGATGGCGGTGCAGAAAGCGGGGCAGAACCTGGACAATTTGTCGCGGGTGACCGATCCGCTGGCGAAACACAGCCAGTCTATGGTGGTCAAGCTGGACCGGAGTCTCTCCCGGCTGGATGCACTGATGGCAGAATTGAACTCGTTCTCGCGGGCTTTGAACGAGGGAGACGGCTCGCTCAAGAAATTCATTTCGGATCCGGACCTGTATCGCAACATGAACCGTTCCGCGACTTCGTTGACGGTGCTGTTGAACAACCTGGAACCGATCGCGCGGGACATCCGCATCTTCAGCGACCGGATTGCCCGTCATCCGGAAATTCTGGGGGTCAGCGGGGCGATGAAGGGGAGTTCAGGCATCAAGGATGCGCCCGAAGAGCCTTCTCGGGTGCGGCAGTCGGGCTTTTCATTCCCCTCTACCAAGCAGCCGTAA
- a CDS encoding YciI family protein, which produces MRVMVMVKASQSSEAGEMPSQELLTAMGNFNEELVKAGIMLSGDGLRPSSAGVRIRFSGEDRTVIDGPFAETKELVAGYWVWKVDSMEEAIAWAKRCPNPMPEESDLEIRPFFEMDDFGDAMTPELKEQEQRIAEAAEKLDQQE; this is translated from the coding sequence ATGAGAGTGATGGTGATGGTCAAAGCGTCGCAGAGTTCTGAGGCAGGTGAGATGCCCAGCCAGGAGCTGCTGACAGCGATGGGGAACTTCAACGAGGAACTGGTCAAAGCCGGGATCATGCTGTCGGGGGACGGACTGCGTCCCAGTTCGGCGGGGGTGCGGATTCGTTTTTCGGGTGAGGATCGCACGGTTATCGACGGTCCGTTTGCCGAGACGAAAGAACTGGTGGCGGGCTACTGGGTCTGGAAAGTGGATTCGATGGAAGAAGCCATCGCGTGGGCCAAACGCTGTCCCAATCCGATGCCGGAAGAATCCGACCTGGAAATTCGACCTTTCTTTGAAATGGACGATTTTGGTGATGCGATGACGCCGGAACTCAAGGAGCAGGAACAGCGCATCGCAGAAGCCGCGGAAAAACTAGATCAGCAGGAGTGA
- a CDS encoding VOC family protein: MNSSSLKPIPEGMHSITPHLVCTNAAEAIEFYKNAFGAEELMRLPGPDGKLVHACLQIGDSRIMLADTRDECGAKSPKELQGSPVLIHLQVEDVDSVFNQAIEAGATQTMPVMEMFWGDRYGQLEDPFGHRWSVATHVRDLSFEEIQTGMREMFEQNSNS, translated from the coding sequence ATGAACAGTTCGAGCCTCAAACCGATTCCCGAAGGCATGCACAGCATTACCCCGCACCTGGTCTGCACAAATGCAGCGGAGGCGATTGAGTTCTACAAAAACGCGTTCGGAGCGGAGGAACTGATGCGGCTGCCCGGGCCGGATGGCAAGCTGGTGCATGCGTGCCTGCAGATCGGAGACTCCCGGATCATGCTGGCGGATACGCGTGACGAGTGCGGTGCGAAAAGTCCCAAAGAACTGCAGGGGTCACCCGTACTGATTCATCTGCAGGTGGAAGATGTGGATTCGGTGTTCAATCAGGCGATCGAAGCCGGGGCGACGCAGACAATGCCGGTAATGGAGATGTTCTGGGGCGACCGTTACGGTCAGCTGGAAGATCCGTTCGGGCATCGCTGGTCGGTGGCAACGCATGTGCGTGATCTGAGTTTTGAGGAGATTCAGACAGGCATGCGGGAGATGTTCGAACAGAATTCGAATTCGTAA
- a CDS encoding YciI family protein yields the protein MRFVCLGYYDEAWLEGKSEEEISDAMEACFAYDDELRRGGHFLGGQALQHASQAVTLRTLNGQVDVTDGPFAETKEQIGGLLFLEARDLNHAIALISKHPGIGMGPFEIRPVNEEISALIKERDAAIQ from the coding sequence ATGAGATTTGTCTGTCTGGGATATTACGACGAGGCCTGGCTGGAAGGGAAATCAGAGGAAGAGATATCCGACGCGATGGAAGCCTGTTTTGCCTACGATGATGAACTCCGCCGGGGGGGGCATTTCCTGGGAGGGCAGGCGTTACAGCATGCCAGCCAGGCAGTCACACTCCGCACGCTGAACGGGCAGGTGGATGTGACCGACGGTCCCTTTGCGGAGACCAAGGAACAGATCGGCGGGCTGTTGTTTCTGGAAGCGCGGGATCTGAATCATGCGATCGCGCTGATTTCCAAGCATCCGGGTATTGGCATGGGCCCGTTTGAGATCCGTCCGGTCAATGAAGAGATCAGTGCGCTGATCAAAGAACGGGACGCGGCGATTCAGTAA
- a CDS encoding VOC family protein produces the protein MTDTPKISPFLWFDNNAEEAIDYYTSIFKNSRRFDVTRYGEGGPGPAGSVMVAAFELEGQRFTALNGGPLFKFNEAISFVVNCDSQEEIDEYWEKLSAGGEPGQCGWLKDRFGLSWQIVPTILPELMQSGDQEKSGRVMAALMQMTKLEIASLQSAFDGA, from the coding sequence ATGACAGATACTCCGAAAATATCTCCGTTTCTCTGGTTTGATAACAATGCGGAAGAGGCGATCGATTATTACACCTCGATCTTCAAAAACTCGCGACGTTTCGATGTGACACGTTATGGCGAGGGAGGTCCCGGTCCTGCCGGCTCCGTGATGGTGGCTGCGTTTGAACTGGAAGGCCAGCGGTTTACCGCTTTGAATGGCGGACCGTTGTTCAAGTTTAACGAGGCGATTTCATTCGTGGTGAATTGTGACTCACAGGAGGAGATTGACGAGTACTGGGAGAAGCTGTCAGCGGGGGGCGAGCCGGGCCAGTGCGGCTGGCTCAAAGACCGGTTTGGTCTCTCCTGGCAGATCGTGCCCACAATTCTGCCTGAGCTGATGCAGTCGGGAGATCAGGAGAAATCAGGCCGGGTAATGGCGGCGCTGATGCAGATGACGAAGCTGGAGATTGCGTCCCTGCAGAGTGCCTTTGACGGAGCCTGA
- a CDS encoding YciI family protein, whose amino-acid sequence MEYLLLVYATPDAWEPEERKVALGESVALCHDLHSQDQYCSAAPLEPVETAISVRVREGEALVTDGPFAETTEHLGGYFLVDVDCIEAAVEIAKRIPGARKGTVEVRPVVEVPNLPGGISS is encoded by the coding sequence ATGGAATATCTGTTACTGGTGTATGCCACACCCGATGCCTGGGAACCGGAAGAACGGAAGGTAGCGCTGGGAGAATCAGTCGCTTTATGCCACGACCTGCACAGCCAGGACCAGTATTGTTCCGCAGCGCCGCTGGAACCGGTTGAAACAGCAATCAGCGTGCGGGTGCGAGAAGGGGAAGCTTTAGTGACCGACGGGCCATTCGCAGAAACGACCGAGCATCTGGGCGGCTACTTCCTGGTTGATGTGGACTGTATCGAAGCGGCGGTGGAGATCGCCAAGCGGATCCCGGGTGCCCGGAAAGGAACGGTGGAGGTGCGGCCGGTTGTCGAGGTTCCCAATCTCCCCGGGGGAATATCATCCTGA
- a CDS encoding ABC transporter ATP-binding protein: protein MNERKSDPDYVVELRNVSRRFGTHDVLRDISFGVRRGETLVVIGESGCGKSVTMKMIMSLLEPSSGDVRWHGRSITDRSTRELHRDRLRIGYLFQGAALFDSLSVYENVAFGLNQNTKLKKAEIDQIVVERLREVGLSETICQKKPAQLSGGMKKRVGLARALAMTPEVMLYDEPTTGLDPVMTDVINELILQTRARRPVTSIVVTHDMSTVRKVADRIIMLYPLARLRPDEEQIVFEGTAEEAFQSSNPRVHQFVYGEAGDRLREMAEAG, encoded by the coding sequence ATGAACGAACGGAAATCAGATCCGGATTATGTAGTCGAACTGCGGAATGTCTCGCGGCGTTTCGGAACGCATGACGTGCTGCGCGATATTAGCTTTGGTGTCCGACGTGGTGAGACCCTGGTCGTGATCGGCGAGAGTGGCTGCGGTAAAAGCGTGACCATGAAAATGATTATGAGCCTGCTGGAGCCTTCTAGCGGTGACGTGCGCTGGCATGGACGGTCGATCACAGATCGCAGCACGCGGGAACTGCACCGGGACCGACTGCGGATCGGGTATCTGTTTCAGGGGGCGGCCCTGTTTGACAGTCTGTCGGTGTATGAAAATGTCGCCTTCGGATTGAATCAGAATACGAAACTGAAGAAAGCGGAAATTGATCAGATCGTCGTCGAGCGGCTGAGAGAAGTCGGCCTGTCGGAGACCATCTGTCAGAAGAAGCCGGCCCAGCTGTCCGGCGGAATGAAAAAGCGGGTGGGGCTGGCCCGGGCGCTGGCCATGACCCCGGAAGTGATGCTCTACGATGAACCCACGACAGGGCTGGACCCTGTGATGACTGATGTGATTAACGAGCTGATCCTGCAGACGCGAGCCCGTCGACCGGTGACCAGTATCGTGGTCACACACGATATGAGTACGGTCAGAAAGGTGGCTGACCGGATCATCATGCTGTATCCACTGGCACGCCTGCGACCCGATGAGGAACAGATTGTGTTCGAAGGGACTGCAGAGGAAGCGTTTCAGTCGTCCAATCCCCGCGTGCATCAGTTTGTGTACGGCGAAGCCGGGGACCGACTGCGGGAGATGGCGGAAGCGGGTTAA
- a CDS encoding YciI family protein, with protein sequence MKYMLLIYGTESNWTEAERSACMEESMGICHDLNDQGKYLASSPLHPVSTATCVRVRDDRKMVTDGPFAETVEQLGGYYIIDVENLDEAIAIASRLPPAKKGTVEIRPIFELPEIEVKR encoded by the coding sequence ATGAAATACATGTTACTGATCTATGGTACGGAGAGTAACTGGACCGAGGCAGAGCGGTCGGCCTGCATGGAAGAGTCGATGGGAATCTGCCATGACCTGAATGACCAGGGGAAGTATCTGGCCTCGTCGCCCCTGCATCCGGTATCGACGGCGACCTGTGTGCGGGTGCGTGATGACCGGAAGATGGTCACGGACGGTCCGTTCGCGGAAACGGTAGAGCAGTTGGGTGGTTATTATATCATCGATGTCGAAAACCTGGATGAAGCGATCGCGATCGCCAGCCGTCTGCCCCCGGCGAAAAAGGGGACGGTCGAAATTCGTCCCATTTTTGAACTCCCGGAAATTGAAGTCAAACGGTAA